From the Chiroxiphia lanceolata isolate bChiLan1 chromosome 6, bChiLan1.pri, whole genome shotgun sequence genome, the window GAACCCCACACTGGGCCTAGTATACCCCAAGTGGAGCTTCCAagcagaggctggagggggGATCTCTCCTTGCCTACAGCCCAGGAGGCACCTGGAATTGTAGCCACAAAGACACCCTGCTGTCCATTCATCCCCCAACGTGTCACTGAGCCCCTGCCCAACCAGTTGTCACCTAAAGGcctcagggcagggcagccaggtgggaaggtgggagggGAAAGCCATGGGGTgtcccctgccccatcccaacgctgctgagctgctgctcctcagaagtgggggacagagggacaaaGGGGGAGCCCGAGGTGCCTGGAGGAGGCGCAGGCTGATGCTGGGTGAGGATGGAGGGCACAGCAGGAATCACATCTCAGCTTTTCCTAGGAGGAGGGCGAATCCTTCCAGTGAGTGTGGCACCAAAACCTCCCTCGGAACATTTTCCAAGGGCACTGCTCCCTCCTCTGAGACATTAATGAGTTTGTTTAGGCACTTGGCTAATTATTTCCCTGGCTGTAGAAgaggaggatgctctgggggggctgaggaagaggaggatgctctggggggaccgaggaagaggaggatgctctgggggggctgaggaagaggaggatgctctgggggggctgaggaagaagaggatgctctggaggggctgaggaagaagaggatgctctgggggggctgaggaagaggaggatgctctgggggggctgaggaagaggaggatgctctgggggggctgaggaagaggaggatgctctggaggggctgaggaagaggaggatgctctggaggggctgaggaagaggaggatgctctgggggggctgaggaagaggaggatgctctgggggggcggaggaagaggaggatgctctgggggggctgaggaagaggaggatgctctggaggggctgaggaagaggaggatgctctggaggggctgaggaagaggaggatgctctgggggggctgaggaagaggaggatgctctgggggggctgaggaagaggaggatgctctgggggggctgaggaagaggaggatgctctgggggggctgaggaagaggaggatgctctgggggggctgaggaagaggaggatgctctgggggggctgaggaagaggaggatgctctggaggggctgaggaagaggaggatgctctgggcagggctgaggaagaggaggatgctctgggcagggctgaggaagaggaggatgctcTGGAGGGGCTCCAGAAGTGCCTGGCTTTTCCTTGCCACCTGTCACCCTCTCAGCAAGCTGGGGGTAGGTGAATGCTCACTTAATCCCTCTAAATTACAAGACACAAGCAATGGGATTAACCTAATCCCCTttaaaggaagagagggagtAGAGAGACATCCTGCTTCCACTGCTCAGGACACAGAGATCACCTCTGCTCTTTTGGAAATGGAGTCCAAAATGCTCCATTTCCGGCAGCCCCTCAGACCAGCCAAACATTTTGGGAGAACAGAGAACTCGCTGTTTTGGAGAAGTTTCggcagaggaagggaaacaagcagagctggagcattTTGAAACTGCTGCCTGGGACACCTTGCCAATATTTTTGTGcctcctcctgcttttctttgctgtgagctGTGAAATGTTTCACCTTGGTTTGGCCATGCTCAACATCCAAAGTGAGATGTTAAGATCATAAAATcccggaatggtttgggtttgaagggacttcaaagcccatccagttccacacccctgctatgggcagggacaccttccactaaaccaggttgctccatccagcctggccttggacacttccaggaatggggcagccacaaatTCTCTGGGCAGCCCTTGCCAGAGCATCACCACAGATGGTATGGAGacatcctgcagcacagccaggctggcccTGATCCCCCATCTCACCTCTCCCCCTGCTTCCTTGGCAGAACGATGGGCAGGATGTGGATGGCTGGTTTTCCAGAGGCCAACATTCCGACCGAGCCACCACCCACCCCAAACTCAACCTGACCAAGCAGGCTTTGCCCTGGAATGAGCAGGTAGGTGGACAGGGAGCAGCCAagggggtgctggaggagggggggggaaccccctgctcacctccctctcttttccccaCAGTACAAGGGGAAGGCAAACTTGCACGTCTTCGAGGACTGGTGTGGTGGGGCCGTGAGGCACCTGAGGAAGAACCTCCATTTCCCGCTCTTTCCCCACGTGAGTCCCAGGCCAGGCAATGATGGGTCACAGGGCAGGCCCACCCATCactccctggctgctgctgggtcTCCAGTCTCCACTGGTCCTCGAGACCTTTGCTTGCAGGGTTTGGTGATTCCAAGCAGAGCAGGGACGGAAGGTGGTGATGGGACCTCCATGTCCCCTCTGTGCCAGGAGGCGGGAGGGAccccaggctggcacagaggaGGTGGGCTGGGTGGTGTGGGAGCAAGGCATAGAGTGTCCAtggctccctgcctgcctcctccACAGACCCGCACCACGGTGAAGAAGCTGGCGGTGTCACCCAAGTGGAAGAACTACGGGCTGAGGATTTTTGGCTACATCCACCCCTTCAAGGATGGTGAGTGGCGGAGCTTGGCCTTTCCTCCCGTGCAGTGATGCGGAAAAGctgcctccttcctccttcttgaGCCACGTGAGGACAGAAAGGCTTTTGGAGACAGTCCTCAAACTGTGGCTCCCAGGGTTTTTTGGGAACAAAGACCCTTTTCCCTGGTTGTGTTGAAGGGAGGTGATGAAGCCGTAATCCCATCCAGGACAGAGCCATCATGTGGGATCGGGCGTGgctctgtccatccatccatccatcccagtTTCCCCACCTCACCACGAGGCACTGGGACTGAGCCCATGCCACCAgagtccccgtgtccctccgTGCAGACCCTCTCCTTGGCTCTCTGCAGGGGATTTCCAGTTTTCTGTGGCATCGGATGACAACTCGGAGTTCTGGCTCAGCTCTGATGACAGTCCCTCCAATTCCCGGCTGGCTGCATTCGTGGGCAAGGTATGTGCTGTCAGTGTCACCTCTCTACTCCAGGGGAAAGGGAATGCCAGGCTATTTCAGCCtggccccttccctgcccctggccAGCCCTGGTTTGGCTCCAAAGGACCATCTGCCCCTTGGTCCTAtcctggctggagctgccaaAGACCAGCTTATGTCCCAGAATAAGAGATTTAATGTTTGCTCCTGGATTTTCCTGGTGTCGCCTCCTACAATGGGAAGCTGGCGGGCTTTGGGGTGGTGTCCTGGTGCTCTCAcactgctccttccttcccagctcGGCACCGAGTGGACGGCGCCGGGAGAGTTCACCAAATTCAGCTCCCAAGTCTCCAAGCCCCTGCGGTGAGTGTGTCCTTGATCCTGCTGCCCATCTCATGGGGATGGAATCAGGCTGGTGGGATTGCTGGCTCTGAGCACTGGCTCCTCCCTGGGAGGAGCCCCTGGCCGTGGTCCCTTCCCAAAAGGCACGTGGGGGCCGGGCTGGACCCCAAATCCATGGTTTGAAGGTGCCGGGGGCCGCAGGTGACAAGGGGGAGACCACCTGATGTCCCCCCTGATCTCCCAAagcactgggatgggggagcagggaccCACCTCAGCTCTCCAGGAGGGTTCACTCACCTgtgggcaggacagggagggggtCCCAGGATATCCCCTCTGGCAGGGCTCCCTGAGGGGACGTGacctctgtgtcccctcccctgcagcctcATGTCCTCCCGGCGCTACTACTTTGAGCTGCTCCACAAGCAGGACGACCGGGGCTCGGACCACGTGGAAGTTGGGGTGAGTAAATTCCCCCATGCCGGGCTCATTCCAGGACTGATCCTGTCAAGAGCCAGTGCCAGGGCTTTTCCTGGTGTGCGTTAAAGTGCTTTATGCTGGAGCAAAGCCACGATTTTCCCCCTCCTGTGGCTGCCAGAGGCAGTGTCGCTGACTGTTTCCCTGGCTattccagcctgtgctggaacACATGGGCTGCtgttctcctttcctcctggtGGGAGTTGAGGACCCTGCTGTCCCTCCCCTGTGCTCCCATCACGGATGCCAAGGGAGCGGCCCCTTTGCTGCAGGTTCCAGCAGTGACGGGACTCCCAGTGTCGTGTGGCCATTCCCATCCCTGATCCCTCCTCCTTGGCCTCTGCCGgagggctggcagagggggGAGGTCCCTGTGGGCTGAGCCCATTCCCGTGGGCAAGGAGATCAGGAGCAGGCAGGTCCCACCTTGCTGGCTGCATCCCCAGGGTCAGCGGTGGGAGAGGTGGCCGAGATGATCGAGCATgtccctgttttcttttttccccttaggaATACTGTGAGTTTCAAATCTGAGCTTGCCTGCCTTGGCAGCATAGCCCTGGCAAAGCCTGGAGCGTGTGTCAGGGGttggggctggtgggaggggAAGATGTTGGCTCGTTagcaaaggtttcttttctcccaaGAACTCATGAATCACTGGAGTCAAACCGGTGCCAGCAAAGCGTCGGGGAGGCCGACAACACCCCTTCCTTGCtggctgcctccctcctccccatctccTCCATCCCGATAAGATCTgcatttttttggggggcaaAACAAATAACGGGGAAAACAAATAGATGGGGGAGATGTTTTTGAGATGGGATGTTtttgctggagggagggagcgaAGCCTTTCAGCCGTGCAGAAAAACCTCTCAGCTGTGCACAAAGAGACAACAAACAACATCCACAACAAAAGCAGGACCCTGATGTGTCTCTCCCCGGGGGTATTGAAGGGCTTGTCCCGACAAAGGCTTCAGACCGGCTTTTAAAATGCTAGAGTTAAATCAGGGCAGTCAGCTCTGAAGACCCTCTTCAATCAAGCCTTTATGAAGCACTGGAGTGAGGAGAGGTGTCCTTCCACGGGTGGCCGTGTAGCCATCCCAGAGGGAAGCGACATGAGCCTGTATCCCGCCCCCGGGAGCCTTCCCCCACACAGGGATTCCTGCTAATCCCAAACCCCTTTGGGTTTGGCAGGCAATGGGGCAGGATCAGTCCTCTGCCTTGttcctcctctgcagggaaGTGTCTGAAAGCTGTGGACAGGGAGGACCCATCCTGACATGCCAGGGATGGGCAGCTGCATCCCGACCCTCCCGCCACCCTCCCGCTCATTCCCcgtctccttttatttttttcccagtggcGAGTTTTCCTCCCCAGCTTGAAGTTTGAGGTGATCGACTCCTCCTACATCTCTCTGTACACAGGTAAGGGCCAGGtgcctcctgcagccacagccagcaAGCTTTCCAGGGGCTGGATGTGCTGGAAGCTGGGAGAGATGGCACCAGAGCCTGGAGCCTGGGAAATTGGATCCTGGAGGGAGATCTCAGCTTCTGAACCACCTCCCCTACCCCGAGCTTTTCCAGAGTGTAAGGAGGGATGCAAGGGCTGTGGTGGGTAGGGTTGATGCTGGAAGCAAGCTGAGACTCCTAAAAATGGGATGTGGAGGCAACACACTAtggaagcacagccctgccagtgcTCCAGCTTCATCCCAGCTGCCAAGATCCCACTGGCTCCCGGGCCTGGCCCTGAGTTATGAGGAGCTGTCATGTAACTGGGGATGGATGGTGCAAGGTTTAATTAAATCTATAGATCTTCTGCTTCCTGCCCTCGCCCTGGCAGCGGGAAAGGGCTTGATGGATGGGTCCTGCCCCGGAGTTCCGAGTGGTCATCATTCCTGCTCTGGAAGGTGTCAATAAGGAGGAGGGGGCAGGCAGGATCCATGGGGAAAAGAGGGATGAggggtgctggtggtgctgaTGCAAGTGCCCATGAGATGGATGACGTGCAGATAAATCCCCCTCTCCAACAGCTGTCTGTCAGCACTGgctctttctgcttctctttcccgcttcccagttcctgtggatccagcagcaccctggggcgAAGCCAGGTCACTCATGGGGAGCCCATCCCTGTGGTGTGGGGGTTGCCAGCAGCAGGCAGTTCCTTCCTTtattccctccttccttcctttattccttccttccttcctttattccttccttccttcctttattccttccttccttcctttattccttccttccttcctttattccttccttccttcctttattccttccttccttcctttattccttccttccttccttcctttattccttccttccttccttcctttattccttccttccttccttcctttattccttccttccttccttcctttattccttccttccttccttcctttattccttccttccttccttccttcatgcTTTTCCAGGGGCTCCAGCCAAGCTTCAGCGAGCTGTAGGGACACATTTGGGAAGCCtttccctgccccaggcaggagaaattggggctcagggagggggCTCTTGCTTCCCCAtggctctgcagcaggcagggcttCCTGGGAAGGGAGCAGCCGTGGGAGGCAGCTCGGAGCATGGCCAAGGTGACCGGAGCAGGGTGAGCTCCCGTGGGAGCCTGGGGGCTGGTGATGGCCAAGGGTGACATGGCACCCTCGTCCCTGGAGAGGAGGCAAAGCAGCTCGTGTTGCAGTTACCTGCACCTCTGCAGGGAAGGACATCCCTGGTTGAATCCCTGTGTCCTTGGGGGTTAAAGCCTGGAGTGTTCCCTTGTTTTTGGGGCTGCTGTGATCGGAGCGGGGTGGCCCAGCTGGGATCAGGCTGTGCCCTTGTCCTCGTTAGCTGATGCAATAATCATTAGGCTGATTAGTCATAGGGTCTGTGGGATGGCTGGGAGGGCAGCATGGGAGGGCAGCATCGGcttcccagggagcaggaggaatcCACAGTGCTCCCAGCCCTCTCGGTGGGAGCGCTGGAGAGATTGGGAAGGGCCACCGTGGAAGACGCTCCTGGTGTGCCCCTggagctcagcccctgccctctcctgcagATGAGTCGTCCCTGAAGATGAACCACGTGGAGCACATCCCGCAGACCTTGGCCAGCCACAGCAGGAGCCACCTCTGGGAGGCCCAGCAGGACGAGCACGGGGCCGACATGCTCAAGTCTgaccccagggacaccttcttCCTCAGTAAGCGCCTGGGAAGGGATCCTTGCTGATTCCTggggggggggctcgggggaGGAAAAAGGCAGGATCTGGGTGCCATGAGCACTTGGATCATTGCTCTCTGCCCATCTCTTGGGCAGAGGTGTCTGCTGGGCTCCGTGGGGGGCTCGTTGGAGCGGCTTGGGCACGGCTTGGGAATGAGCTGCACCCACTTCTCCGCAGCCCCTGCCATTGAGGCCTCCCGTGTGGAGAACGTGCTGGTGCCCTGTGCCTACAGCCCCACCTACGTGGTGAAGGATTTCCCCATCGCCCGCTACCAGGGCCTGCAGTTCGTAAGTGTCTCCCTGCGGCGGGGACGGGGTCACACTCCCACGGGGACACGCcggagcccagggcaggggtgttTCCAGCCGCTTAAAATCCAGGAGAAAGTGTTCCTTGCTGGAGGGCCGGGCTGAGCTTCCCCAGCCTGGCCTGAGAGGGTTGGAGTTAAAGCCCTGTGGGGTGTTTGAGGTGTTGGGGGGCCACGGTGGTGGCCTTGGGTCCCCGACTTGGGGTGACACAGCACGGTTGCCTCCCCAGGTCTACCTCTCGTTCGTGTACCCCAACGACTACACACGCCTCACTCACATGGAGACAGAGAACAAGTGCTTCTACAGGGAATCCCCCCTCTACCTGGAAAAGTAGGTGCTCTGGACCGGAATTTGGGGGTGGTACACAGAGGGGGCTGATGTCAACAGCACTGAGATGATGCGTCCTCAGCTGTGTGTCCCCAAGCCCTGTCCCTCATGGAAGGGCTGCCCCAGGCTGGCTCTTTCCCCATCTCCCAGGCACGTAGCAGCTTGAGCGCTGGCAGTGCTCCTGGATTTGGGAACCCCAGCTCCCTTGGCAGCCGGCGCGCTCCTCCTCGCACGTCCCTGCGCGCTCCTCCCTTCCCGCCGGGCCCTCACCTTCCCTCTCCGTCCCCAGGTTTGGGTTCTATAAGTACATGAAGatggatgaggaggaggaggatccGCGGCACCGAGCGTTTCTCTTCCTCAGCCCCGACAGTGAGTCACCCCCCGCCCACCCCTGGCAGTGGGATCGCTGGGCTCCCAGCAGCCCGTCCGCTCGGAGCTGCGGCTCATCGGGATCATCCAGCGGTGCTGGGGGCTCCAGGAGGGCAGGGCCGTGTGGAGCAGCATCCCTCTAAGCATCCCTCCGAGCATCCTGCCTGGCTTGGCCACAGAGCACTGTGGGATGTGGGAAGCGGGACACTTGGTTGGGAtttgctctccctgctcccccaaaGCCGTGTACCCACATCTCCTGGGTTGGCCTGGGCAGTGGGCAGCAGGGACTGGACCCAGTGTGGAGTCCGGGGATGTCCGTGGAGCCTTGGGGTGCTCGTGGAGAAACCAGAGGCTGTTCAGAGCCTGCCTTGGTTAGTTGGCAGCTTGGCAAAGCCCTGGCAGGTCGAGTTTGCTCCCAGATGAAGTAGGATTGGTGCCAAGATGCGGCTGAGGTTTGGGGAGGGTAACAGGCATCCCCTGGTAGCCCCAGTGGGCATGCCTTggtgcccccagctctgctccctcaccTCAGCCACTCGTAGGTTCCTCTCCTGCTGGGAACAAGCTCTGCCTCCTCGTCTTGGCCGCAGGGTGTTTATCTCTGCCTTCGCTCCTCAGATTTCCTcgaggatgaggaagaggaaggagtggACAGCCCTGAGCCCACAGACCCCCCTCCTGAGGCCAAGGAGCAGAGCTTTGGGCCGGCACCCAGAGCCAAAGGGAAGGATCCCCTGCCGGTCACTGGGGATTATGGAGATGACCTGGACTACTACAGCTTCCGACGGAAGCGGGGCCGGGCACGGGCTGAAGTGGGCACCCCTGGGCAGCTGGGGACGTGGAGCACATCCAGCCCACCGgtgtccctccaggatcccCGTGGCCAGGAGGATGCCACGCCGGAACGGGGCCCGGGACGGGCGCTCCGTTGGCTGCCCCAGGAGCCCGGCGGGGACGAGGAGGATGAGCTGGGGCTGCCGGTGTCTCCAAAGCACGGCGGGGCCCTGAGCCTCCAGCCCCACCTCTCCGTGCCTATCTTTGGTGGCAAAGCCAAAACGCCGGGTCCCAGCAGGCCGGTGGCTCCCAGCGAGGACAAGAAGCCCCGGAAAACCCAGGAGAAGGTCTATGTGACCCGGCTGCAGCCTGGGAAGCGCAAAGCCCCTGCCCAGGAGCCAGCCTTCCCCGGCATCTTCCTGCACCCAAAGCCTCTGAAGAGAGTCCACCTCCACTCCAGGACCCCTCAGAAGCATCCCATTCCCCTCGGCAAGCTCCGAGCCATCCCCGGCCGCCGGAGCCCCTGGCTCCTGAGCAACATCTCCAAGGAGAGGGACCCTGCCAGGCGGAAaggtggcaggaggtgggatcGGCCGCCCAAGCAGCGGGCACTGCCTGGCCTCCTCGCCCTGGGGACTGAGGGGCTCTTCAGCAGGGAGACCCACGAAGACACAACCCCTGCCCCGGGCAGGACAGCGGCCACCGCCGATTACAACTCCTCCGAGGCCGCGCGCTCCGAGGGGACGCGGGTGACATCCTTCCTGAAGATGTCGGAAACAACGGCGtcccagcaggaggagggaaagggccaggaggaggaggaggaggaggaggaagaggtgtCTGACTACTCCTACGAGGcgggggagctgcagcagggctggctggaggACTCCATCAACTGGCAGCGGACGTTCAGCGTCAGCTCCGTGGACTTCGAGCTGCTGCGCTCGGACTGGAACGACCTGCGCTGCAACGTGTCGGGCAACCTGCAGCTGAGCGAGAGCGAGGTGGTGGACGTGGTGGCCCAGTACATGGAGAGGCTCAACGAGAAGAACGGAGGGtagggagggaggaggatgcCAGTGGGAGTCTGGTGGGCTGAGCCTGCACCCGGCCAGGCTGGGCGGTGGGTCCTGGATCACGGGAAGCAGAGCTCAGGGTGATGGGGATTTCAAggtttctcctttccctgtagCATCTACACCCTCCTGAGGATCATCAACGTGGAGAAGCGCCGGGATACAGCCCGGGGCAACCGGtacctgctggagctggagctgtcgGAGCGGGGCCAGCGCACAGTGCGGCTCTCCGAGTACGTCTACGTCCTCCTGCACCAGGGCAAGCAGGACGACAGCGCCGAGGCCAACCCCGACGGGCTGGCCCTGGGGGCCACCGAgccccagcccagtgcctggagcatcCTCTATGGAAAACCCGTCCTGTGCCGGCCCCTGCGGCTCAGCTGGAGGCAGGACGTCATGGTGCACTTCGTGGTGCCGGGTAGGTGGCAGCAGGACGGGGTTTGCCCGGGGAAGGGGGTGCTCTGggagccccccccagcccccatgAGCCTGAGGGCCGTGTCTCTGGCAGTGAAGAACCAAGCTCGGTGGGTCCAGCAGTTCATCTCGGACATGGCCGGCCTCTACGGGGCTACGAGGGACGCCAACTTCAACGTCATCCTGGTGGACTTCGACAGCGAGGACATGGATGTGGAGAAGGCCCTGCAGGACGCCCGGCTGCCCCGGTAACCCCCCCCCACGGGTCCTGGCCCGCAGCCTCGGGGGGTCTGCGGGGTTCCCCACGGTGGGACAGGTGCTCACAcaacctgctgctccctccccacccgcacagctccttctctcctcctcgTTTTTGGGCTTTCAGACTAGTTTTCTGCAGGGAGTTGGGGATTCAGGAGCCTGTGACTCTGCAGGGGGACATCCTTGGTGTAAGCTGTAGCACCTGGCCATTACTGAGAAGGCCCCCTCCCCACGCTGGTGGTCCCCATCTccctcctggctgtgtccctgtcTGTCCCCAGTGCTACCTGCCCTGTCCTCTCTCCCCAGGTTCCAGTACCTGCGGCGCACTGGGAATTTCGAGCGCTCAGCTGGGCTCCAGGCCGGTGTGGACATGGTGGAGGTGAGCGGGGACAGCTCTGGCAGTGGCTTCTCTCCTGGGGCTGTTGTGCCTTGATCCCCCCGCCTGTGTCTGCCCCTCCCATAGGATGAGCACAGCATCGTGTTCCTCTGTGACCTGCACATCCATTTCCCACCCAACATCCTGGACAGCATCCGGAAGCACTGTGTGGAAGGGAAGCTGGCCTATGCGCCCATCGTCATGAggctgagctgtggcagctccCCCCGGGAGCCCAACGGTGTGTTGATCCTCACCCAGGACCCCTTTCCAGCCGGGAAACATCCCCTGCCTGCCCAAGGGCGCTGTGGTGCAGGGTTTGGATACAGCCGGGCTCGGATGTGGGGGAGAACGGGATTGCTTTGCTTGGGCAGGGTGGTATTCAAGCCCAAGGGTGCTCGAGGGGGTGTGATGCCCCTCAAAACTGGGCTGTCACCCAGAGCACCCCTTTGGGAGGTGGCAGCAAACAGGATGGACTCGCAGTGGGAAGAGGGCTTGGGATGGGGAATCCCCATGGCTCCCAGGTGCTGGGGAGAGCGCAGAGGGGATGGTGTGGGCATTTGGGGGTCCCCTCCACCTCTCACCTCGTTGCTCCCCCCACCTCCAGGCTACTGGGAGGTGAATGGTTTTGGCCTCTTCGGCATCTACAAGTCGGACTTTGACCGCGTGGGAGGGATGAACACGGAGGAGTTCCGGGACCGCTGGGGCGGGGAGGACTGGGAGCTCCTGGACAGGTGAGCGTGGGGGTCCTGCaacccctgagccccccagggAGCGGGGTCAGCCACCCATGGACCACGTCCCTCCGTCCGTCCATCCATGGGCCCCGTCCCTCCATCCGTCCATCCCCTGAGCCCTGTCTGTCCGCCCCTGagccctgtccctctgtccctccatcccctgaGCCCCGTCCCTCCGTCCGTCCGCCCCTGAGCCCCGTCCCTCCGTCCGTCCGTCCCTGAGCCCCGTCCCTCCGTCCGTCCGTCCCTGAGCCCCGTCCCTCCGTCCATCCGCCCCTGAGCCCCGTCCCTCCGTCCGTCCGCCCCGAGCCCCGTCCCTCCGTCCGTCTGCCCCTGAGCCCTGTCCCTCCGTCCGTCCGCCCCTGAGCCCCGTCCCTCCGTCCCTCCATCCTCTGAGCCCCGTCCGTCTGTCCGTCCATCTCCTGAGCCCCGTCCATCTCCTGAGCCCCATCCATCTCCTGAGCCCTGTCCCTCCGTCCACCCATTCCCTGAGCCCCGTCCCTCCATCCACAGGGTGCTCCAGAGTGGGCTGGAGGTGGAGCGCTTGCGCCTCAGGAACTTTTACCACTACT encodes:
- the B4GALNT4 gene encoding N-acetyl-beta-glucosaminyl-glycoprotein 4-beta-N-acetylgalactosaminyltransferase 1 isoform X1 codes for the protein MPRLPVKKLRKQLKLLLLLALLTSAAWFTYLHISLVRQGRALRLPFAYGRDGERPGEVTDPGRRPAAAPVRRRKAEDSSESREEDPMNDGQDVDGWFSRGQHSDRATTHPKLNLTKQALPWNEQYKGKANLHVFEDWCGGAVRHLRKNLHFPLFPHTRTTVKKLAVSPKWKNYGLRIFGYIHPFKDGDFQFSVASDDNSEFWLSSDDSPSNSRLAAFVGKLGTEWTAPGEFTKFSSQVSKPLRLMSSRRYYFELLHKQDDRGSDHVEVGWRVFLPSLKFEVIDSSYISLYTDESSLKMNHVEHIPQTLASHSRSHLWEAQQDEHGADMLKSDPRDTFFLTPAIEASRVENVLVPCAYSPTYVVKDFPIARYQGLQFVYLSFVYPNDYTRLTHMETENKCFYRESPLYLEKFGFYKYMKMDEEEEDPRHRAFLFLSPDNFLEDEEEEGVDSPEPTDPPPEAKEQSFGPAPRAKGKDPLPVTGDYGDDLDYYSFRRKRGRARAEVGTPGQLGTWSTSSPPVSLQDPRGQEDATPERGPGRALRWLPQEPGGDEEDELGLPVSPKHGGALSLQPHLSVPIFGGKAKTPGPSRPVAPSEDKKPRKTQEKVYVTRLQPGKRKAPAQEPAFPGIFLHPKPLKRVHLHSRTPQKHPIPLGKLRAIPGRRSPWLLSNISKERDPARRKGGRRWDRPPKQRALPGLLALGTEGLFSRETHEDTTPAPGRTAATADYNSSEAARSEGTRVTSFLKMSETTASQQEEGKGQEEEEEEEEEVSDYSYEAGELQQGWLEDSINWQRTFSVSSVDFELLRSDWNDLRCNVSGNLQLSESEVVDVVAQYMERLNEKNGGIYTLLRIINVEKRRDTARGNRYLLELELSERGQRTVRLSEYVYVLLHQGKQDDSAEANPDGLALGATEPQPSAWSILYGKPVLCRPLRLSWRQDVMVHFVVPVKNQARWVQQFISDMAGLYGATRDANFNVILVDFDSEDMDVEKALQDARLPRFQYLRRTGNFERSAGLQAGVDMVEDEHSIVFLCDLHIHFPPNILDSIRKHCVEGKLAYAPIVMRLSCGSSPREPNGYWEVNGFGLFGIYKSDFDRVGGMNTEEFRDRWGGEDWELLDRVLQSGLEVERLRLRNFYHYYHSKRGMWNARSKKPSKE
- the B4GALNT4 gene encoding N-acetyl-beta-glucosaminyl-glycoprotein 4-beta-N-acetylgalactosaminyltransferase 1 isoform X2, coding for MNDGQDVDGWFSRGQHSDRATTHPKLNLTKQALPWNEQYKGKANLHVFEDWCGGAVRHLRKNLHFPLFPHTRTTVKKLAVSPKWKNYGLRIFGYIHPFKDGDFQFSVASDDNSEFWLSSDDSPSNSRLAAFVGKLGTEWTAPGEFTKFSSQVSKPLRLMSSRRYYFELLHKQDDRGSDHVEVGWRVFLPSLKFEVIDSSYISLYTDESSLKMNHVEHIPQTLASHSRSHLWEAQQDEHGADMLKSDPRDTFFLTPAIEASRVENVLVPCAYSPTYVVKDFPIARYQGLQFVYLSFVYPNDYTRLTHMETENKCFYRESPLYLEKFGFYKYMKMDEEEEDPRHRAFLFLSPDNFLEDEEEEGVDSPEPTDPPPEAKEQSFGPAPRAKGKDPLPVTGDYGDDLDYYSFRRKRGRARAEVGTPGQLGTWSTSSPPVSLQDPRGQEDATPERGPGRALRWLPQEPGGDEEDELGLPVSPKHGGALSLQPHLSVPIFGGKAKTPGPSRPVAPSEDKKPRKTQEKVYVTRLQPGKRKAPAQEPAFPGIFLHPKPLKRVHLHSRTPQKHPIPLGKLRAIPGRRSPWLLSNISKERDPARRKGGRRWDRPPKQRALPGLLALGTEGLFSRETHEDTTPAPGRTAATADYNSSEAARSEGTRVTSFLKMSETTASQQEEGKGQEEEEEEEEEVSDYSYEAGELQQGWLEDSINWQRTFSVSSVDFELLRSDWNDLRCNVSGNLQLSESEVVDVVAQYMERLNEKNGGIYTLLRIINVEKRRDTARGNRYLLELELSERGQRTVRLSEYVYVLLHQGKQDDSAEANPDGLALGATEPQPSAWSILYGKPVLCRPLRLSWRQDVMVHFVVPVKNQARWVQQFISDMAGLYGATRDANFNVILVDFDSEDMDVEKALQDARLPRFQYLRRTGNFERSAGLQAGVDMVEDEHSIVFLCDLHIHFPPNILDSIRKHCVEGKLAYAPIVMRLSCGSSPREPNGYWEVNGFGLFGIYKSDFDRVGGMNTEEFRDRWGGEDWELLDRVLQSGLEVERLRLRNFYHYYHSKRGMWNARSKKPSKE